In one Electrophorus electricus isolate fEleEle1 chromosome 21, fEleEle1.pri, whole genome shotgun sequence genomic region, the following are encoded:
- the celf1 gene encoding CUGBP Elav-like family member 1 isoform X3: protein MDSIDAEALYLTTAQHGQPQCELPHTAVEVPTLGGTKKMNGTLDHPDQPDIDAIKMFVGQIPRAWSEEQLRELFEPYGAVYEINVLRDRSQNPPQSKGCCFVTYYTRKSALEAQNALHNMKILPGMHHPVQMKPADSEKNNSVEDRKLFIGMISKKCNENDIRLMFSPYGQIEECRILRGPDGLSRGCAFITFTARQMAQSAIKSMHQSQTMEGCSSPIVVKFADTQKDKEQKRMAQQLQQQMQQLNAASMWGNLTGLNSLGPQYLALLQQSASSGNALNNLHPMSGLNAMQNLAALAAAASATQATPTGSSALTTSSSPLSVLTSSGTPSGQQTHSAWDGCKAGSSPSSSTTSSVNPMTSLGALQSLAAGAGAGLNMSSLAGMAALNGGLGSGSLSNGSGSTMEALTQAAYSGIQQYAAAALPSLYNQSLLSQQSISAAGSQKEGSDNRSTGPEGANLFIYHLPQEFGDQDLLQMFMPFGNVISAKVFIDKQTNLSKCFGFVSYDNPVSSQAAIQSMNGFQIGMKRLKVQLKRSKNDSKPY from the exons ATGGATAGCATCGACGCTGAAGCTCTTTACCTGACCACTGCACAGCATGGGCAGCCTCAGTGCGAGCTTCCCCACACTGCTGTGGAGGTACCCACTCTTGGGGG AACCAAGAAGATGAATGGAACTCTGGACCACCCGGACCAGCCAGACATTGACGCCATAAAGATGTTTGTGGGTCAGATCCCACGGGCCTGGTCAGAGGAACAGCTTCGGGAGCTGTTTGAACCCTACGGTGCCGTCTATGAAATCAACGTCCTCCGAGACAGGAGTCAAAACCCTCCACAGAGCAAAG GCTGTTGCTTCGTCACATATTACACACGAAAATCAGCATTAGAAGCACAAAATGCCCTTCACAACATGAAAATTCTTCCGGGG ATGCATCATCCCGTTCAGATGAAGCCAGCGGATAGTGAAAAGAACAATT CGGTAGAAGACAGAAAGCTCTTCATTGGGATGATCTCAAAGAAGTGCAACGAGAACGACATCCGACTTATGTTTTCCCCATACGGTCAGATTGAGGAGTGCCGCATTCTCCGGGGACCTGATGGATTAAGCCGAG GTTGTGCCTTCATCACATTCACAGCCAGGCAGATGGCCCAGTCTGCCATTAAATCCATGCACCAGTCACAGACCATGGAG GGCTGCTCGTCTCCAATCGTGGTGAAGTTTGCggacacacagaaagataaagaacagaagcGCATGGCCCAGCAACTCCAGCAGCAGATGCAGCAGCTCAACGctgcctccatgtgggggaACTTGACTGGCCTCAACTCGCTAGGTCCCCAGTACCTCGCA CTCCTGCAGCAGTCTGCGTCCTCTGGAAATGCGCTCAACAATCTCCACCCCATGTCAG gtctgAATGCCATGCAGAACCTGGCTGCGTTGGCAGCTGCAGCAAGCGCCAcgcaggccacacccactggcaGCAGTGCCCTGACCACCTCCAGCTCGCCACTGAGCGTGCTCACCAGCTCAGGTACGCCTTCTGGACAACAGACTCACTCTGCCTGGGACGGCTGCAAGG CAGGCTCCTCACCCAGCTCCAGCACTACTTCCTCAGTCAATCCCATGACTTCTCTGGGGGCCCTCCAGTCTCTGGCAGCAGGGGCAGGAGCTGGCCTCAACATGAGCTCACTAGCAG GCATGGCTGCGCTTAATGGGGGCTTGGGCAGTGGAAGTCTGTCTAATGGGTCTGGCAGCACTATGGAGGCACTCACCCAGGCAGCGTACTCCGGGATCCAGCAGTATGCAGCTGCAGCCCTGCCCAGCCTCTACAACCAGAGCCTGCTTTCCCAGCAGAGCATCAGTGCCGCTGGCAGCCAGAAAGAAG GAAGTGACAATCGAAGCACTG GCCCAGAGGGTGCAAATCTGTTCATTTACCATCTGCCACAGGAGTTTGGTGACCAGGATCTGCTTCAGATGTTCATGCCTTTTGGCAATGTCATCTCAGCCAAGGTGTTCATAGATAAACAGACCAACCTCAGCAAGTGTTTTG GCTTTGTGAGTTACGACAATCCTGTTTCATCCCAGGCAGCCATTCAGTCCATGAACGGTTTTCAGATCGGGATGAAACGGCTGAAGGTTCAACTGAAACGATCCAAAAACGACAGCAAGCCATACTGA
- the celf1 gene encoding CUGBP Elav-like family member 1 isoform X10 — MDSIDAEALYLTTAQHGQPQCELPHTAVEVPTLGGTKKMNGTLDHPDQPDIDAIKMFVGQIPRAWSEEQLRELFEPYGAVYEINVLRDRSQNPPQSKGCCFVTYYTRKSALEAQNALHNMKILPGMHHPVQMKPADSEKNNSVEDRKLFIGMISKKCNENDIRLMFSPYGQIEECRILRGPDGLSRGCAFITFTARQMAQSAIKSMHQSQTMEGCSSPIVVKFADTQKDKEQKRMAQQLQQQMQQLNAASMWGNLTGLNSLGPQYLALYLQLLQQSASSGNALNNLHPMSGLNAMQNLAALAAAASATQATPTGSSALTTSSSPLSVLTSSGSSPSSSTTSSVNPMTSLGALQSLAAGAGAGLNMSSLAGMAALNGGLGSGSLSNGSGSTMEALTQAAYSGIQQYAAAALPSLYNQSLLSQQSISAAGSQKEGPEGANLFIYHLPQEFGDQDLLQMFMPFGNVISAKVFIDKQTNLSKCFGFVSYDNPVSSQAAIQSMNGFQIGMKRLKVQLKRSKNDSKPY; from the exons ATGGATAGCATCGACGCTGAAGCTCTTTACCTGACCACTGCACAGCATGGGCAGCCTCAGTGCGAGCTTCCCCACACTGCTGTGGAGGTACCCACTCTTGGGGG AACCAAGAAGATGAATGGAACTCTGGACCACCCGGACCAGCCAGACATTGACGCCATAAAGATGTTTGTGGGTCAGATCCCACGGGCCTGGTCAGAGGAACAGCTTCGGGAGCTGTTTGAACCCTACGGTGCCGTCTATGAAATCAACGTCCTCCGAGACAGGAGTCAAAACCCTCCACAGAGCAAAG GCTGTTGCTTCGTCACATATTACACACGAAAATCAGCATTAGAAGCACAAAATGCCCTTCACAACATGAAAATTCTTCCGGGG ATGCATCATCCCGTTCAGATGAAGCCAGCGGATAGTGAAAAGAACAATT CGGTAGAAGACAGAAAGCTCTTCATTGGGATGATCTCAAAGAAGTGCAACGAGAACGACATCCGACTTATGTTTTCCCCATACGGTCAGATTGAGGAGTGCCGCATTCTCCGGGGACCTGATGGATTAAGCCGAG GTTGTGCCTTCATCACATTCACAGCCAGGCAGATGGCCCAGTCTGCCATTAAATCCATGCACCAGTCACAGACCATGGAG GGCTGCTCGTCTCCAATCGTGGTGAAGTTTGCggacacacagaaagataaagaacagaagcGCATGGCCCAGCAACTCCAGCAGCAGATGCAGCAGCTCAACGctgcctccatgtgggggaACTTGACTGGCCTCAACTCGCTAGGTCCCCAGTACCTCGCA CTTTATTTGCAGCTCCTGCAGCAGTCTGCGTCCTCTGGAAATGCGCTCAACAATCTCCACCCCATGTCAG gtctgAATGCCATGCAGAACCTGGCTGCGTTGGCAGCTGCAGCAAGCGCCAcgcaggccacacccactggcaGCAGTGCCCTGACCACCTCCAGCTCGCCACTGAGCGTGCTCACCAGCTCAG GCTCCTCACCCAGCTCCAGCACTACTTCCTCAGTCAATCCCATGACTTCTCTGGGGGCCCTCCAGTCTCTGGCAGCAGGGGCAGGAGCTGGCCTCAACATGAGCTCACTAGCAG GCATGGCTGCGCTTAATGGGGGCTTGGGCAGTGGAAGTCTGTCTAATGGGTCTGGCAGCACTATGGAGGCACTCACCCAGGCAGCGTACTCCGGGATCCAGCAGTATGCAGCTGCAGCCCTGCCCAGCCTCTACAACCAGAGCCTGCTTTCCCAGCAGAGCATCAGTGCCGCTGGCAGCCAGAAAGAAG GCCCAGAGGGTGCAAATCTGTTCATTTACCATCTGCCACAGGAGTTTGGTGACCAGGATCTGCTTCAGATGTTCATGCCTTTTGGCAATGTCATCTCAGCCAAGGTGTTCATAGATAAACAGACCAACCTCAGCAAGTGTTTTG GCTTTGTGAGTTACGACAATCCTGTTTCATCCCAGGCAGCCATTCAGTCCATGAACGGTTTTCAGATCGGGATGAAACGGCTGAAGGTTCAACTGAAACGATCCAAAAACGACAGCAAGCCATACTGA
- the celf1 gene encoding CUGBP Elav-like family member 1 isoform X6, with protein MDSIDAEALYLTTAQHGQPQCELPHTAVEVPTLGGTKKMNGTLDHPDQPDIDAIKMFVGQIPRAWSEEQLRELFEPYGAVYEINVLRDRSQNPPQSKGCCFVTYYTRKSALEAQNALHNMKILPGMHHPVQMKPADSEKNNSVEDRKLFIGMISKKCNENDIRLMFSPYGQIEECRILRGPDGLSRGCAFITFTARQMAQSAIKSMHQSQTMEGCSSPIVVKFADTQKDKEQKRMAQQLQQQMQQLNAASMWGNLTGLNSLGPQYLALYLQLLQQSASSGNALNNLHPMSGLNAMQNLAALAAAASATQATPTGSSALTTSSSPLSVLTSSAGSSPSSSTTSSVNPMTSLGALQSLAAGAGAGLNMSSLAGMAALNGGLGSGSLSNGSGSTMEALTQAAYSGIQQYAAAALPSLYNQSLLSQQSISAAGSQKEGSDNRSTGPEGANLFIYHLPQEFGDQDLLQMFMPFGNVISAKVFIDKQTNLSKCFGFVSYDNPVSSQAAIQSMNGFQIGMKRLKVQLKRSKNDSKPY; from the exons ATGGATAGCATCGACGCTGAAGCTCTTTACCTGACCACTGCACAGCATGGGCAGCCTCAGTGCGAGCTTCCCCACACTGCTGTGGAGGTACCCACTCTTGGGGG AACCAAGAAGATGAATGGAACTCTGGACCACCCGGACCAGCCAGACATTGACGCCATAAAGATGTTTGTGGGTCAGATCCCACGGGCCTGGTCAGAGGAACAGCTTCGGGAGCTGTTTGAACCCTACGGTGCCGTCTATGAAATCAACGTCCTCCGAGACAGGAGTCAAAACCCTCCACAGAGCAAAG GCTGTTGCTTCGTCACATATTACACACGAAAATCAGCATTAGAAGCACAAAATGCCCTTCACAACATGAAAATTCTTCCGGGG ATGCATCATCCCGTTCAGATGAAGCCAGCGGATAGTGAAAAGAACAATT CGGTAGAAGACAGAAAGCTCTTCATTGGGATGATCTCAAAGAAGTGCAACGAGAACGACATCCGACTTATGTTTTCCCCATACGGTCAGATTGAGGAGTGCCGCATTCTCCGGGGACCTGATGGATTAAGCCGAG GTTGTGCCTTCATCACATTCACAGCCAGGCAGATGGCCCAGTCTGCCATTAAATCCATGCACCAGTCACAGACCATGGAG GGCTGCTCGTCTCCAATCGTGGTGAAGTTTGCggacacacagaaagataaagaacagaagcGCATGGCCCAGCAACTCCAGCAGCAGATGCAGCAGCTCAACGctgcctccatgtgggggaACTTGACTGGCCTCAACTCGCTAGGTCCCCAGTACCTCGCA CTTTATTTGCAGCTCCTGCAGCAGTCTGCGTCCTCTGGAAATGCGCTCAACAATCTCCACCCCATGTCAG gtctgAATGCCATGCAGAACCTGGCTGCGTTGGCAGCTGCAGCAAGCGCCAcgcaggccacacccactggcaGCAGTGCCCTGACCACCTCCAGCTCGCCACTGAGCGTGCTCACCAGCTCAG CAGGCTCCTCACCCAGCTCCAGCACTACTTCCTCAGTCAATCCCATGACTTCTCTGGGGGCCCTCCAGTCTCTGGCAGCAGGGGCAGGAGCTGGCCTCAACATGAGCTCACTAGCAG GCATGGCTGCGCTTAATGGGGGCTTGGGCAGTGGAAGTCTGTCTAATGGGTCTGGCAGCACTATGGAGGCACTCACCCAGGCAGCGTACTCCGGGATCCAGCAGTATGCAGCTGCAGCCCTGCCCAGCCTCTACAACCAGAGCCTGCTTTCCCAGCAGAGCATCAGTGCCGCTGGCAGCCAGAAAGAAG GAAGTGACAATCGAAGCACTG GCCCAGAGGGTGCAAATCTGTTCATTTACCATCTGCCACAGGAGTTTGGTGACCAGGATCTGCTTCAGATGTTCATGCCTTTTGGCAATGTCATCTCAGCCAAGGTGTTCATAGATAAACAGACCAACCTCAGCAAGTGTTTTG GCTTTGTGAGTTACGACAATCCTGTTTCATCCCAGGCAGCCATTCAGTCCATGAACGGTTTTCAGATCGGGATGAAACGGCTGAAGGTTCAACTGAAACGATCCAAAAACGACAGCAAGCCATACTGA
- the celf1 gene encoding CUGBP Elav-like family member 1 isoform X7, translated as MDSIDAEALYLTTAQHGQPQCELPHTAVEVPTLGGTKKMNGTLDHPDQPDIDAIKMFVGQIPRAWSEEQLRELFEPYGAVYEINVLRDRSQNPPQSKGCCFVTYYTRKSALEAQNALHNMKILPGMHHPVQMKPADSEKNNSVEDRKLFIGMISKKCNENDIRLMFSPYGQIEECRILRGPDGLSRGCAFITFTARQMAQSAIKSMHQSQTMEGCSSPIVVKFADTQKDKEQKRMAQQLQQQMQQLNAASMWGNLTGLNSLGPQYLALYLQLLQQSASSGNALNNLHPMSGLNAMQNLAALAAAASATQATPTGSSALTTSSSPLSVLTSSGSSPSSSTTSSVNPMTSLGALQSLAAGAGAGLNMSSLAGMAALNGGLGSGSLSNGSGSTMEALTQAAYSGIQQYAAAALPSLYNQSLLSQQSISAAGSQKEGSDNRSTGPEGANLFIYHLPQEFGDQDLLQMFMPFGNVISAKVFIDKQTNLSKCFGFVSYDNPVSSQAAIQSMNGFQIGMKRLKVQLKRSKNDSKPY; from the exons ATGGATAGCATCGACGCTGAAGCTCTTTACCTGACCACTGCACAGCATGGGCAGCCTCAGTGCGAGCTTCCCCACACTGCTGTGGAGGTACCCACTCTTGGGGG AACCAAGAAGATGAATGGAACTCTGGACCACCCGGACCAGCCAGACATTGACGCCATAAAGATGTTTGTGGGTCAGATCCCACGGGCCTGGTCAGAGGAACAGCTTCGGGAGCTGTTTGAACCCTACGGTGCCGTCTATGAAATCAACGTCCTCCGAGACAGGAGTCAAAACCCTCCACAGAGCAAAG GCTGTTGCTTCGTCACATATTACACACGAAAATCAGCATTAGAAGCACAAAATGCCCTTCACAACATGAAAATTCTTCCGGGG ATGCATCATCCCGTTCAGATGAAGCCAGCGGATAGTGAAAAGAACAATT CGGTAGAAGACAGAAAGCTCTTCATTGGGATGATCTCAAAGAAGTGCAACGAGAACGACATCCGACTTATGTTTTCCCCATACGGTCAGATTGAGGAGTGCCGCATTCTCCGGGGACCTGATGGATTAAGCCGAG GTTGTGCCTTCATCACATTCACAGCCAGGCAGATGGCCCAGTCTGCCATTAAATCCATGCACCAGTCACAGACCATGGAG GGCTGCTCGTCTCCAATCGTGGTGAAGTTTGCggacacacagaaagataaagaacagaagcGCATGGCCCAGCAACTCCAGCAGCAGATGCAGCAGCTCAACGctgcctccatgtgggggaACTTGACTGGCCTCAACTCGCTAGGTCCCCAGTACCTCGCA CTTTATTTGCAGCTCCTGCAGCAGTCTGCGTCCTCTGGAAATGCGCTCAACAATCTCCACCCCATGTCAG gtctgAATGCCATGCAGAACCTGGCTGCGTTGGCAGCTGCAGCAAGCGCCAcgcaggccacacccactggcaGCAGTGCCCTGACCACCTCCAGCTCGCCACTGAGCGTGCTCACCAGCTCAG GCTCCTCACCCAGCTCCAGCACTACTTCCTCAGTCAATCCCATGACTTCTCTGGGGGCCCTCCAGTCTCTGGCAGCAGGGGCAGGAGCTGGCCTCAACATGAGCTCACTAGCAG GCATGGCTGCGCTTAATGGGGGCTTGGGCAGTGGAAGTCTGTCTAATGGGTCTGGCAGCACTATGGAGGCACTCACCCAGGCAGCGTACTCCGGGATCCAGCAGTATGCAGCTGCAGCCCTGCCCAGCCTCTACAACCAGAGCCTGCTTTCCCAGCAGAGCATCAGTGCCGCTGGCAGCCAGAAAGAAG GAAGTGACAATCGAAGCACTG GCCCAGAGGGTGCAAATCTGTTCATTTACCATCTGCCACAGGAGTTTGGTGACCAGGATCTGCTTCAGATGTTCATGCCTTTTGGCAATGTCATCTCAGCCAAGGTGTTCATAGATAAACAGACCAACCTCAGCAAGTGTTTTG GCTTTGTGAGTTACGACAATCCTGTTTCATCCCAGGCAGCCATTCAGTCCATGAACGGTTTTCAGATCGGGATGAAACGGCTGAAGGTTCAACTGAAACGATCCAAAAACGACAGCAAGCCATACTGA
- the celf1 gene encoding CUGBP Elav-like family member 1 isoform X9, with translation MDSIDAEALYLTTAQHGQPQCELPHTAVEVPTLGGTKKMNGTLDHPDQPDIDAIKMFVGQIPRAWSEEQLRELFEPYGAVYEINVLRDRSQNPPQSKGCCFVTYYTRKSALEAQNALHNMKILPGMHHPVQMKPADSEKNNSVEDRKLFIGMISKKCNENDIRLMFSPYGQIEECRILRGPDGLSRGCAFITFTARQMAQSAIKSMHQSQTMEGCSSPIVVKFADTQKDKEQKRMAQQLQQQMQQLNAASMWGNLTGLNSLGPQYLALYLQLLQQSASSGNALNNLHPMSGLNAMQNLAALAAAASATQATPTGSSALTTSSSPLSVLTSSAGSSPSSSTTSSVNPMTSLGALQSLAAGAGAGLNMSSLAGMAALNGGLGSGSLSNGSGSTMEALTQAAYSGIQQYAAAALPSLYNQSLLSQQSISAAGSQKEGPEGANLFIYHLPQEFGDQDLLQMFMPFGNVISAKVFIDKQTNLSKCFGFVSYDNPVSSQAAIQSMNGFQIGMKRLKVQLKRSKNDSKPY, from the exons ATGGATAGCATCGACGCTGAAGCTCTTTACCTGACCACTGCACAGCATGGGCAGCCTCAGTGCGAGCTTCCCCACACTGCTGTGGAGGTACCCACTCTTGGGGG AACCAAGAAGATGAATGGAACTCTGGACCACCCGGACCAGCCAGACATTGACGCCATAAAGATGTTTGTGGGTCAGATCCCACGGGCCTGGTCAGAGGAACAGCTTCGGGAGCTGTTTGAACCCTACGGTGCCGTCTATGAAATCAACGTCCTCCGAGACAGGAGTCAAAACCCTCCACAGAGCAAAG GCTGTTGCTTCGTCACATATTACACACGAAAATCAGCATTAGAAGCACAAAATGCCCTTCACAACATGAAAATTCTTCCGGGG ATGCATCATCCCGTTCAGATGAAGCCAGCGGATAGTGAAAAGAACAATT CGGTAGAAGACAGAAAGCTCTTCATTGGGATGATCTCAAAGAAGTGCAACGAGAACGACATCCGACTTATGTTTTCCCCATACGGTCAGATTGAGGAGTGCCGCATTCTCCGGGGACCTGATGGATTAAGCCGAG GTTGTGCCTTCATCACATTCACAGCCAGGCAGATGGCCCAGTCTGCCATTAAATCCATGCACCAGTCACAGACCATGGAG GGCTGCTCGTCTCCAATCGTGGTGAAGTTTGCggacacacagaaagataaagaacagaagcGCATGGCCCAGCAACTCCAGCAGCAGATGCAGCAGCTCAACGctgcctccatgtgggggaACTTGACTGGCCTCAACTCGCTAGGTCCCCAGTACCTCGCA CTTTATTTGCAGCTCCTGCAGCAGTCTGCGTCCTCTGGAAATGCGCTCAACAATCTCCACCCCATGTCAG gtctgAATGCCATGCAGAACCTGGCTGCGTTGGCAGCTGCAGCAAGCGCCAcgcaggccacacccactggcaGCAGTGCCCTGACCACCTCCAGCTCGCCACTGAGCGTGCTCACCAGCTCAG CAGGCTCCTCACCCAGCTCCAGCACTACTTCCTCAGTCAATCCCATGACTTCTCTGGGGGCCCTCCAGTCTCTGGCAGCAGGGGCAGGAGCTGGCCTCAACATGAGCTCACTAGCAG GCATGGCTGCGCTTAATGGGGGCTTGGGCAGTGGAAGTCTGTCTAATGGGTCTGGCAGCACTATGGAGGCACTCACCCAGGCAGCGTACTCCGGGATCCAGCAGTATGCAGCTGCAGCCCTGCCCAGCCTCTACAACCAGAGCCTGCTTTCCCAGCAGAGCATCAGTGCCGCTGGCAGCCAGAAAGAAG GCCCAGAGGGTGCAAATCTGTTCATTTACCATCTGCCACAGGAGTTTGGTGACCAGGATCTGCTTCAGATGTTCATGCCTTTTGGCAATGTCATCTCAGCCAAGGTGTTCATAGATAAACAGACCAACCTCAGCAAGTGTTTTG GCTTTGTGAGTTACGACAATCCTGTTTCATCCCAGGCAGCCATTCAGTCCATGAACGGTTTTCAGATCGGGATGAAACGGCTGAAGGTTCAACTGAAACGATCCAAAAACGACAGCAAGCCATACTGA
- the celf1 gene encoding CUGBP Elav-like family member 1 isoform X1 produces the protein MDSIDAEALYLTTAQHGQPQCELPHTAVEVPTLGGTKKMNGTLDHPDQPDIDAIKMFVGQIPRAWSEEQLRELFEPYGAVYEINVLRDRSQNPPQSKGCCFVTYYTRKSALEAQNALHNMKILPGMHHPVQMKPADSEKNNSVEDRKLFIGMISKKCNENDIRLMFSPYGQIEECRILRGPDGLSRGCAFITFTARQMAQSAIKSMHQSQTMEGCSSPIVVKFADTQKDKEQKRMAQQLQQQMQQLNAASMWGNLTGLNSLGPQYLALYLQLLQQSASSGNALNNLHPMSGLNAMQNLAALAAAASATQATPTGSSALTTSSSPLSVLTSSGTPSGQQTHSAWDGCKAGSSPSSSTTSSVNPMTSLGALQSLAAGAGAGLNMSSLAGMAALNGGLGSGSLSNGSGSTMEALTQAAYSGIQQYAAAALPSLYNQSLLSQQSISAAGSQKEGSDNRSTGPEGANLFIYHLPQEFGDQDLLQMFMPFGNVISAKVFIDKQTNLSKCFGFVSYDNPVSSQAAIQSMNGFQIGMKRLKVQLKRSKNDSKPY, from the exons ATGGATAGCATCGACGCTGAAGCTCTTTACCTGACCACTGCACAGCATGGGCAGCCTCAGTGCGAGCTTCCCCACACTGCTGTGGAGGTACCCACTCTTGGGGG AACCAAGAAGATGAATGGAACTCTGGACCACCCGGACCAGCCAGACATTGACGCCATAAAGATGTTTGTGGGTCAGATCCCACGGGCCTGGTCAGAGGAACAGCTTCGGGAGCTGTTTGAACCCTACGGTGCCGTCTATGAAATCAACGTCCTCCGAGACAGGAGTCAAAACCCTCCACAGAGCAAAG GCTGTTGCTTCGTCACATATTACACACGAAAATCAGCATTAGAAGCACAAAATGCCCTTCACAACATGAAAATTCTTCCGGGG ATGCATCATCCCGTTCAGATGAAGCCAGCGGATAGTGAAAAGAACAATT CGGTAGAAGACAGAAAGCTCTTCATTGGGATGATCTCAAAGAAGTGCAACGAGAACGACATCCGACTTATGTTTTCCCCATACGGTCAGATTGAGGAGTGCCGCATTCTCCGGGGACCTGATGGATTAAGCCGAG GTTGTGCCTTCATCACATTCACAGCCAGGCAGATGGCCCAGTCTGCCATTAAATCCATGCACCAGTCACAGACCATGGAG GGCTGCTCGTCTCCAATCGTGGTGAAGTTTGCggacacacagaaagataaagaacagaagcGCATGGCCCAGCAACTCCAGCAGCAGATGCAGCAGCTCAACGctgcctccatgtgggggaACTTGACTGGCCTCAACTCGCTAGGTCCCCAGTACCTCGCA CTTTATTTGCAGCTCCTGCAGCAGTCTGCGTCCTCTGGAAATGCGCTCAACAATCTCCACCCCATGTCAG gtctgAATGCCATGCAGAACCTGGCTGCGTTGGCAGCTGCAGCAAGCGCCAcgcaggccacacccactggcaGCAGTGCCCTGACCACCTCCAGCTCGCCACTGAGCGTGCTCACCAGCTCAGGTACGCCTTCTGGACAACAGACTCACTCTGCCTGGGACGGCTGCAAGG CAGGCTCCTCACCCAGCTCCAGCACTACTTCCTCAGTCAATCCCATGACTTCTCTGGGGGCCCTCCAGTCTCTGGCAGCAGGGGCAGGAGCTGGCCTCAACATGAGCTCACTAGCAG GCATGGCTGCGCTTAATGGGGGCTTGGGCAGTGGAAGTCTGTCTAATGGGTCTGGCAGCACTATGGAGGCACTCACCCAGGCAGCGTACTCCGGGATCCAGCAGTATGCAGCTGCAGCCCTGCCCAGCCTCTACAACCAGAGCCTGCTTTCCCAGCAGAGCATCAGTGCCGCTGGCAGCCAGAAAGAAG GAAGTGACAATCGAAGCACTG GCCCAGAGGGTGCAAATCTGTTCATTTACCATCTGCCACAGGAGTTTGGTGACCAGGATCTGCTTCAGATGTTCATGCCTTTTGGCAATGTCATCTCAGCCAAGGTGTTCATAGATAAACAGACCAACCTCAGCAAGTGTTTTG GCTTTGTGAGTTACGACAATCCTGTTTCATCCCAGGCAGCCATTCAGTCCATGAACGGTTTTCAGATCGGGATGAAACGGCTGAAGGTTCAACTGAAACGATCCAAAAACGACAGCAAGCCATACTGA